The Musa acuminata AAA Group cultivar baxijiao chromosome BXJ3-6, Cavendish_Baxijiao_AAA, whole genome shotgun sequence region AAAAATATGTAACACAAATAATCATAAAGAGAAGAATCATTGTAACAAAAGAAAAGCTTAACGttacaaatgcaagaagtttgGTGATAGGGTAAAATACTATTATCACTTTTTAGAGAAAAGGGGCATCTGAACTTGTTTTATGCATGCTAAATTGTTCAAGAATAAAAGAATGGACTATGGCACATGGTTAGTGTTAGTAGGAACCATACGATTAGTTTGATGTAAACTCATTATTATCGATTTAAAAGTTTTCAACACCCACAATCTCCATGCCTCCAATCCGAGCTCACAAAGTTGAGATAACTACCATAAGAAACTTCAAACAAGAAAAAATAGAGGATTTCGAGTGAAGACCAAACCTTTAAGGTGCTCGGGAAAGGATTGATCATGGTCAAGAAGCATGCACGCTAGAGACTAAATGGGTTTCAATCTCTATTTCCCTCTCCATCGAGGTATTTATAAGGGTCAATTTAATTGAACATTGGGTAAATTAGCTAGCTTAGTGAGACTCTGGTTCCCATTGGTGActatgtatttacaaaatactGTCTCAGTTCATCATATTTGATTAGATCTTGGATGTGATTAGATTCCAAAGGAGGAACCAAATATGGACAATAGTAAAAGGATTTCattcttaaacaaaaatctaatatTGGATTAACTTCGAAGCCTCCCATGATTGTCTAGGTTCCATTCATGAAATCTTCCTTGTTTGAATGACATCTTCAATCCCTTAATTTTCTATCAAAGATTTACAAAATCAATTGGCGAAAAATCTATTATTTTTGGCTAATTGAGACttgacatatgaaattaaattaGCACCTATTGGACATCTCATGTCAATGGATCGGAGTTGATGAAGAACTTTACATTAGTAGATCATCTAAATGAAATATTCCCTTATTAACTAACCAATGGTTATAAGAACAACAATATATAAAACAATTTTCTAAGATATGTTTTCATTCCAAACTTATTAAACAGATACTTACAGGTTTTAAATACCTATAGATTCATACTACCATGATCGATGGAGGAGTTTTGTTAGATAAACTTGACACAGTCTTTTGCATGAAGTGGGATATGATATACATGCGTCTACGATTCTGAAGGTTACAAGGAACTCCAATTCCAAGTAGGTCATTCAACCAACCGACCTGGTGCTGCAACTGCTTCCACAAGAAGCCAATTTAATTTTACCTTAACCTCTACCTTAACATGAAGCACACTTCAAGTGATGAGTCCGACCTTGCACGAACAATTGCAAGGAATAGACAACCACCTTGTGAAATGTATGCCTAAAGCTAGATCTTGCCCTAACTTGACTATGCCCTAAGATAACTATTTCATGTTGATTGAATATTCGAGATATCTTTAACATGGTCTCATCTTCTAAATGTCCTCAAATCGACCTTAAGTTGACAACAACTGTGCATTCTAATCACATCGTGTCTTTGAGGCAGCTGAAGCTTCACTTGACCAGATGGGTTACTACCTAACCTGCTCATCTCAGAAGCTTCATGTAAGATCTTCAAATTCACACATCCTTAAGTACTTCAGACGGTGTTGATGATTCAAAGCTTGCTCGCTCAGtgtatcattagaattaaaatgcaCTAAAACGAAGAAGCTGGAATCGGAAGGACAAGTGCAATAATATTTCTTGACTACTCTAATTTTAGTTCCAATTACGATGTCCTTTAAATATTCTGCTTTGAATTGGACGTGTTTAATGATCTTCCCATCGTAAAACAATGCTCTCAATGCTGTCATCCAGCGAAGGACGCACTTGCTCTGACCACTCACCACAGCAAAAGGTGCGTTAGTGCACTATCAAAGAAGCGGAAATTAAAAGCGTATATTTCAGCCATATCTACCAACAATAACTCCAAAATTGAGTGTCTGGTAATGAAAGCAGGTGAAGGTAGAGGTTTAGGCTGAGGGGACGCAGGTGGCGCTGGAAACAGCCATGGGGTAAGAGAAGGAGTTGGCGTACTGGAAAGAGATGGTTTCGCCCGGGCGGAGGGGGCGGCCGTCGTTGAGGAGGCAGTCGTTGATGCTGAGGCGGCGGAAGATGCTGGGGTTGATTTGGCGAGCGCTGCTAAACTTGCCGCAGCTTAGGTGGATTTGGCCCATGGCACACCCgtctttcaacgggcaaagattCTGCACATTCACCGTGTACGTTGGGATCCCACTGGGCAGCGGCGGCGTCGCGTCTTGGTGCAACACGATGTCATCCATGCTGCACTGGTTTCCTATCCGATTTGTCgatttggaggaagaggaggaggacgaagacgTCACCGTTGCACGCAAACCACTAACACACATCAAGGTTGTACCTGATACAAGAAAATATGTATCATAATCTAAATAAGTATATAGGGATTTGAGTACGTGTGATTCTAATGTTTGGTTTCACGCGTACCGAAGGTAAGCAGAAGGATTAGCGCTATAACAGTTCTCATCCTCAGCTGCTCCGGCGACATGCACCCTAACccttagcttcttcttcttcttcttcctcttgatccTTCGTTCGTATAAATGTGTAGTATGTGAAGGAAGTATTTAAATGTGAGTAATAACATAGAAAAACAAGCATAATGGGCAATATCTACTTGATTTGAACTGCACGTAATGTTTCAACGGAGGAAATAGAAAATCATCACACCCTTTCCTTAGAGATGTAATTAtaataggtaaataaataaattatcaatttaaaaaaggaaaatatcttAATTAAATTTTTGGGTGAGTAATTCGATCAACATTTCCATAATTTAGTCCAACCGATCGCAAATAAAAtaaagcaagagtgaagaggaaaaACTTGTCCATCACATCTCTGATTGGGTAAATTATCGCCTCCGATGCCTCTTGACTTAATCTACCATAAAGGCCTCAAATAACAATAATTACCCCCTTCCAACTATAGTTGAACTAGGAATGGATAGCTGGCCTCCTTTTTTTGTTCGATTCTTTGGCCTTAAGAATGAGTGATTGCCGTGCCCAATTGGAGAGCAAACAGCTAATTGAACGCAGTCTACGATCGATCTGTGACCCTTGATACTGAAGGTGTTCTTACCTTTTGCAAAAAAAACTCATCCATGAGTTGTCATGAAATATTCACAAGGCTACTTCTTATTGCCGGTGAGTCGATCACAAGTTTGGAGAAAGGCAAAAGAGAGAATGGAAGGGGGAGATAAGGGATGCTAAAGAGGTGCGCAGCCACCTAATTCTCCACAATGCTTTCCTCATCACCTTGGACCTTGCCTCCCGCGTCTTTCCTGAGAGTGCTCTCATTGTCATTAGTGAAAAAGAGTATACCATCAGCTAATCGTCATCCAACATGCAACCACCATATGGTGTCCACGATCGAAGGAGAAGACAAGGTCACCCTCTGTCCACATAGGCAATGGTCCAAAATAGATAATTATGGTTTACGCACCCTCCCTTGTGGCCCACGTGGACAAAAGGCCATAGGGAGGCTATCAGAGGTAGTTAAAGACTACCTCCTcatagaatatttcataaaaatatattatcccTTTACGATTAGGTATAAAAGCTCGTttccactaaattgaaaatggggCTTACCTTTTCTGGCTACTCATGTCTATACTCATACCCCTTGGATTATGAACTTGAGCTTCAAAGGGATCGGATCAAGACCTCTTTAGATCTCGGTCTTCATGTAAGTGGCACTACGGGATCTTGGTGTTTCCACCTTAAGGCACTTTGGGCAAACCTATGCATATGGGTCCAGACCATGCCGGGTTAATTGGAATATCAACTACATCTTCCCTcatcattttggcactagaatAAGGGACCGATATTACAAAAACTCTTGCTCATCAACTCTCTCAATGAACTTTTAAGAAAAGAGGCTTTGCCCTTGACCTATTGGCATGgataaacttcgaaacaggatgtttgatgtaatacttatatatgttcgtgtcttttgatatgttcatactttgcacagcatatagagggacggccgaaggcttaatagtcccattttagttgggtttggtggcagctttaggtttgtaaataaaggttgtatcatgtggacatttgtgagagattttcggtctatagtggaccattttgaccctttgttgtgtaattgttcagagcttgtaaagtctatttgtaatttgcattgtctatgaagtgtttcctgaaatgtttgcatgtggatcctgagtgagacattttctctaacccgttttctcttttgtgggtcctaagggaccatgggaggcttccgggaggctgacctttgcgaacggacacgcaagggtgtcgcacgacttaggcaaaaccaactaagtccgtgacaaatggtatcagagcgggacaagcactcatagaaacacttagcatgcaaatgtgggggacctagcggggctgcattgaggacaGTCAGCACACACACGACCATTTAGGGGAAAaaggggcatggagatgtaggaaaaaggagtcgctcggaggagcgggcatctgagattcacATTCAGagcaatggccaacccttcgcgtaagaggcaccacgagaacaggcaagctttgaagaatgcagagcgcacaaaggttgggatggctgagtttgagctacggctcaacgttgacaactatacttgatggtgcttaaggcaagcgaggcacttggtaaaggatgagaccatgcaaggtggaatgagttgctcggcgaccgaaagagttgtgcaaagctcagagAGGTGAGAggtattgctaactcgaagaattcagtactcatacaTAGGCTTGTATGTAGACGATGGAATATTCACGACCATCCCATgatgaccgaaactcggtgccatggagcattgaaactttctcttcggcatgtgaaggatacgtccgtaggaggctgaagtgtgcagtgagtttagcatgttgctaggccttgagtggtgcagcgggggttgtattgacatgGACTCACAATCTAACAAGTGTGTTtacaggaggtagaacaatgcataatttgttcagcaaattggagtagtccaaggggatggtgttctccgaaatgaagagagatgttgctccaatgggatagatatccaggagggataagtcccggatctctagagggagaatcatgtgtaacagacagcacatgttgaggagaagtacctcaacaaacaacaactccatgaagctcaatggaccgagcaagcggtgaggagtcgtcgcatgatctcacttgagagaatgcattggtggatgcattgcgagatcaagtgggggagcgacccaaagcaacacaaatgaaggcacacttagagtcgatatggagatcggactcaagggagggttgacccgtggaatggtgggtgcgagggccaccatcaattcaatgcaaaaacgaggagcagagcaacttgggtgtaacttggcgaagtacccaagccgcatcaaggaagctagcatagaagatggaacatggagtagaggcatagtgctttccttggacagaggtcaaggacatgaactattacagaggcaagagcaggatcatgtttttccatgggtccttcattctgacggagtagactcatcttgcatggtgccaaataagaaaggagcttctgggtacatgcaccttatcttggagaagcatttgatggaggaactaaggcgactcaacttgcggaggcgaagttgggttcagaagtccttggcacggggcaagaggacgcggaggcgggtactcttgaattatatgccacagtgttgccattcaagttgccatgaaggaagtggtgcacaacgaagattgtgctggtaggggaagaggcccaggatccaaacaatggtgcactaattgcagtgaagtcaggggacttcgggagctactaggcgatggaccctagacggtgcttcatctaggtgtgacctaagagtgagtggatgaaggtcgattgccaaaagagcgaacaaaatcgaaggtggaagagacccagcgatatattggcagaggccatatatggagggatcacaattcgagttcatcccacaaggatcagaatgcaatggagatgccaccaagaggcgacatggtgcagtggatcgtggtggaacagttcgtggcaatgcgatacacatgaatgtgTCCCGTAAGGgagtagatcatacggaggtatgatcgggagctactggaagctccactttggtgaacaacacaacAGTAAGAAGGGTTACGGATTCGAGTGAAGGCTATAGTACCGCAGAAGCggatcttccgtgcgtgcattgaattttgcatcggatgaaagccttagtcattagcatatgggggctgtgttccaccaagggaaaagtttgaatgcaagtaccagtgagtcctaggggagggacttgatcatgcagaggtatgatcaaagcagctggagagttggactgctctagagcccatatttgcttaagggagcctggcaagtcagaggataaggttgagtaagcgaacgttgctaccacggaagctaaggagaacagaattggtgcaaatcctacaacgtgatggcagaggctatgcatgggagttgcaatttgtctttccatcgaccaaagggagctgcttggagaacacagaggtattgaagcagggggtcgaaaggggcgagaaagtgacaacgagtccagagggacttggcaaccaaaaatcaagcatcagttagaatggagatggactcggaggagtgccatagagacatatctactgatcgtgaagaaaagggatacagatgcgaggcgatggatagtagggccatggacaTGGcatcgccatggtaccgtagaggtgggacttccctgaaagtcattgatcccttgctctcatggagggagagcgcttggtcatgaaaggggccgaggaggtggagtatgcagaggcaaactccaagtaccaagacaaagctgaagggcagaggctaaggaacttcgtaagatcggtgtcaacgagcttctcatcaagatagccgaaagtaaaggacttcgagtcaggcaagagtgcatgaccaaggaacgaagtaggcagtacgtggtgttgtacctttgctactcaatggagtaggcagcagggttaatggagaagatggtacaatcccagaggcgaccaaatttattagagaattactccaagttggggtgaaaacttcctgcattccagaaattcgatggcattgagaaggtgaatcacagtaactaactcaacgcaaggagtgcaaacacttcaagtgcttcaaaagtgtgagcaaagagcaagcgaaggccagtaaccaactcgatgcata contains the following coding sequences:
- the LOC135641390 gene encoding TPD1 protein homolog 1-like; the protein is MSPEQLRMRTVIALILLLTFGTTLMCVSGLRATVTSSSSSSSSKSTNRIGNQCSMDDIVLHQDATPPLPSGIPTYTVNVQNLCPLKDGCAMGQIHLSCGKFSSARQINPSIFRRLSINDCLLNDGRPLRPGETISFQYANSFSYPMAVSSATCVPSA